The sequence below is a genomic window from Eleginops maclovinus isolate JMC-PN-2008 ecotype Puerto Natales chromosome 20, JC_Emac_rtc_rv5, whole genome shotgun sequence.
GTGGTTTCTGAGGAGCTCCCAGGGTGTCCCAGCTAATGAAAACTAGCATGAGTTATTGTGGTGGTGATAGGGTTCAACCCATCCTATACATTGTTGATATAGTAGTACAACTGTTTTTTCCAGAGCAACCCAATATGTCCACACATTGTTGGTGAACTCCCCTTTGACACCTTTATCTACAAGTGTAGCACCCTGGGTTTTGATGAATATGCTTCCCAACATCCTGTAAGCAGTTTGCTGTAGAgaccaaaacaaatgtgaatttTAGTCCACAATTAAAGCCAAGATTAAGTCCAACATTTAACCTAAGCAGACAGAAATGAAGGAAGTACAGGATGTGATGCTTCAGTCCGTCTGGCTACACTTGAACTCAGAGCTGTAACTCCCACTCAGGGTgaactcaaaacaaaaatgctacACCTGGTATATTTACCCTACCAAAGTCACTTCAAACTTCCACCCACTTCCATCCATTGTTGTCATTCATTgtaaaagtatttctgattcattttaaatgacttgttaTTTAAATTCTCCCCTGTGGGACTGATAATGGAATTCTGATATTAAGAAGTCTGACGGATGCGAGGTGAACTGCCCTGCACAAAGATCTCTTATGCCACATGTAATGAAACAACAAGTAGTTGTTTATATGGGAATAAAGGTTTCAGTGGTCTTGTTATAATTGGCTAATTTTATGCGGATGGGAAATCCCCTCTCAAGACTAATCATCatctttgtaaatatttatttttctctaaatgaTTGTGATCATTGCTGTTCTCTGTGACAGGGAGCTAGACTTGTATCATATCTCCAGCATAGCTTTGTGGTGGCAGTGTCTGTGGAAATGTCCACAGTAAGAACAGTTGTCACCTCTCTGCAGGTAAACCTGCTTACATGACTGAGGTCTGTGTGGACCTCAGTCATGTggaccccccaccccccgcctTACTCCAAAGGGACATGAACAATATTTTATTAGAAATACAAAATCGAGgggtttcaaatgtttattaacattttgtaatGGGAACAAGGCTGTAAATGTGAGCTTATACACCGTCTGGACAAAGCTCAGCTGAAGAGCAGGATGAGGTGCATTACATAATGGCGTCCCACATTCCATTCCCTACATTGCTCTTCTCCCAGGCTGAAGAACTACTTCAGGGTTGTGCTGCCATCTAGTGACTGATTGATGTCTTGCTATAACAGTTGTTGACATACAGACCTGAATTATCTATAATACATGAAAATCTAAATTTAGTTTTGTTATGATTCCCTAAAATACTTTCTGTTTCTTATTTCCCAGCCCTGAGTCAGTTGAAGCAAGCCCTGctgtgaatgaaaaaaactaCAACCACAGCTGTGGGAGTGCACAGAGTCATGGGTATCGGGGTCTACCATATGCTGTGAGTTCATACTGCTCTTCTCTATTCATCAATTCTAATCATGGCATGTCTTACTATAGGATGTATATCAGAAATAGGTTAGCTACAAGTATGAGCATCTTTGAATCTAAAATAATAACTCAATCTATCCAgtcttttcttgttttctaaTCTTTAAATTCTGTGTAATTCAGTTAAGATTCAAACGAAGGGTCTGCGCGGCTTGTAATTTGGTCACTGACATGAGTATCTTTCCCGCTGTTAGTCCTCTATAACCGCAGACTACCTCCGTTATTAACAGCTGTACTGTTTCACATACCTGTTTTTTTGCCCTCATTTTCATTCGTCTCCATTTTCCGTTTCCCTTTTGCCTGAACACCCGTTGTTTGAAGATGCAACAGTCTTCCGTTGTGTGTTGTCAGGATCACAACTATGGCGCGCCCCCTCCCCCTACCCCACCCGCCTCCCCGCTCTCCCAAACCATCATTCCCCGTATGGATCTCAACGGCGTGGTACGGAGCTCCCGCTACCACGAAACCACCGAGGACAACTCAGCGGACAGCGACAGCTCCTCAGAGGAGGACGGGGCTGTGGCCAACTGGTGTCATTGCAGCCTGACGCCCGACGGCCTGCTCATCAAATGTGACAACTGCAGGTGAGAGGGGGAGCAGTGCCAAGACCGGATCATGGAGCGTAGTTTCCAGCTCTATAAAGTGCAAGATAGGACCAAAAGCTGTAACAATTGGAAATCCCCGTTACTGTGATTTAATTGTCAAATGTCACACATTTATCCCTCACTGTTCAGACTGTAGCAGCGTCAGAATgatcatctttatttttctgacacaAAACCTGCTTTAGTTTGTCTCTAACTAACATATTCTTGGAGAGTGAGAACGTTATTAAATCCCTCAACTGTAATTGCTCAAAATACAGCATGTATTCATGTAGTTATTCTCTTTCCATTTGTCCTTTCAACAGCAAGTACATTGCAATCATTGGGTGTCATTTGCAAAAGTAGATTGTGTAAAGGCGCCTTAATGGAAGGTTTGAGTCTGGGTTTGGAGGGGATCGTAAGGTTCAGGTCATTCACTCAGGACAAGTTTACATATATTCTTAGCACGATATGCAAAAACAATCATACTGtgcaaaatgttttttgctTCTATTATTAACAAGTTCCTTATAACCATGAGTCTgtacagaaatgtaattatgtgCTTTCTAGCAACGATTTGACTGTTACATTTATGTTAAGGCCCGTTTATACGATGTGCTTTATTGCTATTTCAGTGGCAGGGGACTCGACAGGAGGAAAGGGGCAGACGGCCAGCATAGAAAAACAGAGAATGTCTCAGGTacattgttttatcttttttggTTCATTAATTTCCCTATGAACATTTAAGGGCTCTCTGATAACTCTGTTTGttctatttgttgttgttgtttatagcTGGTGAGAGCAGTGCCACTGAGAGTGGTGACGAAGAGGTGTCGCCCTCCACTGTCTCTTACACCGCCACCCAGCATACGCCCACCAGCATCAAACTCACTGTCAACCGGGTCAAAAGGAGCAAAtccaaaaaaaggaagaagagcaCAGAGAAGGCGCATGGAACGCCAAAGGGCAAGAAAGTCAAGGTATGACAATGTGTGAAGCaatgtggaggaagaggagactaTATTCAAATGATACACGCTTAGTTCAAAACACAATTTGGAGCTGTTGTTTGTTGTTACCAGCTCGTCACATTGAATACTTATGGGTTCATTTTCCTTCCTAAAGGCTTTCAGAGAGGGCTCCAGGAAGTCCATGAGGATGAAGGTAAGATTGGAGTTTACCTATGTTATGTCTATGCCGTCATGAGGCGCAGGGGGTTATTTTCTTAATGATGCGCGAGCTTTTCAAGTCTTTAGTAGCTACATTAACTACGGGTGCGTTCGTTTAAAGTCACCGTTAGCGCCGGAGTCGCACATACTGGACCAGTGGTGATATCGGAGCGTTGTTAAAACGGGCCGTTCAGAGCATGTGCAGTGAATGTTTCAAATGAACCCGCAATATTATTTAATGAATCGTTTAGCTAGCCTACTAGCTAGCATACATTGTCACTAATGCCTAGCATTAGCTTTCGCCTTCAGTTTCTAATAGTTTTTTTCATGGGTATAATGTCATGTAATCTCATTTAATCATAATTGTAGCTTTCCAATGTCTGAAGCCTTAGCTCGACGCTCGTAACAAtttccctcgtcgtaatccacaTAAAAAAATCCACAGAACAACTCGGcaaattcaaccgtttacttcgattcaagaaaaataagcacagaaaagaatgtcattttacaaagttataaagttattccaaagatcgagagagagtgagagaggtcaaaaaactgtgtggctccactcttgcatttcctgactgaccccagaCTAACCCCGGAAACTtctcccatgagtgtatcaaaaataaattaaaaggcacACAGTTACCAAGATGCCACAATCACAGTacatatttccaaatattacaGAAGTAATATAAATGAGGTGTTATGCATGTGAATTATCCACACACGTTTGTAACATGAATAAGTAGTTAActtaacacattactgtaaatatgaactgtaacaactaaaacctgtaaatattgtaaatattccttcttattcctTCTAactcaatgacacatttattcattactgtcattttgaatatgaactgaaatattgaagtcaaaacatcaacaaactgcatttaggctcctacaaTAATCATGTCTTATATTGGTAAACTGATAAACAAGGCACTACATTTTAAGTTCTACATATTAATAATGAATGGACTTGCTTTGCTTTATGTTAGCATCACTAACTGGTACAggtaaaacatgcaaaaaagtAGTAAGTAGGctgctttaaatgtgttatcccttttttattaaatgttcatatGTTTTAAATCCCATGTTAAGGCTATAAACAGAGGTCggagaaatactcagatcttgtacttgagtaaaagtagaagtaccagagtgtaggcATACTctgtaacaagtaaaagtcctacattaaaaatgttactgaagtaaaagtagaaagtattagcatcaaaatgtacttaacaAATTaaagtcattgtgcagattggtccatttcaaaaatatatgtacGCTGTTGCCAATATTTATGTTTAGTTGGACCAATTAAGGAATTCTGTTTCCATTTGGTACGGTCAGCCTCATGATTTTGATCTTTCTGTAAAGATAAACGTTGACACATCCTGCTCCGCCTTGTGTTCTGTTTAGAACTCCACAACGGAGGCCAGTGTGCTGGATGAGAACACAGCAGAGGGCTGGGAGAGCAGGATCCGCCAGTGGACGGACCAGTATGAGGAGGCTCTGATCAACCAGTACAGCGCTGACGTCCAGACGCTGCTCGAGCTGCACCGCGCTGCCAGCAACACCGTCTCTAAGGTGGAGAGCGACAGCGCCACCCCCCCCTGCACTGCACAGATCCATGCCTCAGGCGACGCAATGGACACCATCAACCGCACCGAGCTGGCCTGCAACAACACCGTGCTGGGCTCACAGATGCAGGTCCGCCCCCGCCCAAATAATATATTGCATATATTCAAAATTAATGTCCCAGTGCATGCATGTGAATCAGCCTTCCCCTTACTGAAGACGCTACATCACTGGCCAGCATTAACAAAGTACCATAATAGAGTGGTGCAATGATGAACACGTACTTTTGTAGGCTGATGCAAAAGTTAGCATTGCTAAAGCTCTTTTGACCTAAAGCAATTCCATTGCCTAAAGCTTCCCATTGGATTTAGGGAAATGGCCGAGAGTAAGATCTGTGGCATGTTTCAGATACTTAAGATCTCCACTTAATTGCGTGGCTTATGTTTGGATTATGGCTTATGTTCGCATTACGATGTTTGAGTAGTATCTTGTTAGCAACTGGCTTTTtaatgacacatagaagctttaaaaaaagtgaaaagttCCAATGATTgggttaaccacagaccttattgCAAGGGTTTAAACTAAAGAAACGTTGAATTCAAGTTTTAAAATGCAGACTCTAACATTATTTTAGGTAGTCTTATTACATCTTGGTTATTTAGTGTACAGGCATGCTCTGCCTGCATGGATATAACCAGAGACATGTGTGTATTGATGCCTTATATGATAACATAAATGTCTAGTtgcaaataactgttttgtGGTTTCTGTTTGTAGCTCCAGTTGGGGCGGGTAACTCGGGTGCAGAAACACAGGAAGATCCTCCGCGCAGCCAAGCACCTGGAACCAGACACACTCATCATTGAGTATCGGGGGAAAGTCATGCTCAAACAGCAGTTTGAAGTCAACGGGCAATTCTTCAGAAAGTAAGAGATCATTGGATTGCTGTCACTCTTCTGCAACCCTTTATACATGCAGTGTTTGGGTCCACAGATGTACACAAAGACTCCACTGTTGTTATTTCCATGCTGATTAATCCATTGTCACCATGTTTTTCCAGACCATACCCGTTTGTGCTCTTCTACTCAAAGTTTGATGGTGCTGAGATGTGCGTTGATGCAAGGACCTTTGGGAATGACGCCCGCTTCATCAGGAGGTCCTGCACACCCAACGCTGAGGTCAGCCAACAAGCTTCTTAAGAACCTCAAATCCTGCCACTGctgtttccttcctctgtgGCTTTCTGTTTCATTAGGTTGTTTTCTTTGACTCTTTCTAACTGATGCATCTGTTCCCTTCTCCAGGTCCGGCATATGATTGCTGACGGCATGATCCATCTGTGTATCTACGCTGTCAGTCACATCACAAAGGACGCTGAGGTCACCATTGAATTTGACTACGACTTTAACAGCTGGTCAGTACTGCTCCTCAACCCATATCTCCCTCCTTACAGGCCTTTGAAACATCCCTGCAATAACAACACTGACATTAAGTATTAGTGGTCACAacatcataataaaaacaacaacacctgcTGAATCAGCAGCAAAGCGGGGTGTAACTGGCTGCTTCAGAACACAGTGTTGTTCTTTAATgcatcttctctctctcctaaCAAACCACAGTAATTACAAAGTGGACTGTGCCTGCCATAAGGGCAACCAGAACTGCCCGGTGCAGAAGCACAACATGAGCCCTAGGGAGAGCTTGCTCAGCAGCCCTTCCCtgccacccccctcccctctggtTGGAGCTGAGACCCGACGGAGGAAAGCCCGGAGGAGAGCGACGGAGAGCTGCGTCTCTGGTGACAGCAACCAGAACCTTGACCAGCCCCAGGAGGCCAAAGACCTGCAGGTCACCAGCGACACAGAGGTGGGCACAAAGATAGATTAAAGTCGTTTCAAAGGGACAACGTTTTCTAAAAAGTGGAAACATTGCTAATTGTCTGGGTAAAATTTGCTCATGTGCTGCCTGTCTCATATCAGGAGCGACTGCAGGCTGAGCTGAAGGCCGAGGAGGGAGAGGTGGATGAAAATTGGGTCGTCTCCAATAAAAGAGTATGACATTTTAACTATTATCTAATACTGCTGTTATTCTAATGTAGCAGACACCGTCTAGATGTTTATTTATCTGTGGCAATATATACCAGTTATAGTAAAGATGCGTGTAAGTCATTCTCTGACACCGTCTGTGTCTGTCCATGTAGATGTGTAGCAGTGTGGAGAGGAGGCGTAAGAGAGTGGGAGGAGCagaggtgaaggaggagggTGGGGAAAGTGAAGACGGGGCAGGAAACCCTGCTGGGAACACTCCTATCCCCCCCACCACTGGAGTGGGGGTCAGCACACGGCGCACCTCCTATGTCATGGTCAGTGACCATCTGTGTGATAATGGTTCATTGATTTTTTTCgtgttgatttcattttatttattcaatttaatcCTTCTCTATCAGGAAGTGCCACCTATAGAGGAGAAGACCTCATCTCCCACCCTGCCCGCTCCCCCCGCCCCACCTAAACCCGCACGACCCAACAAGCCTCGGCCCAAAAGTCGTATCTCTCGCTACCGGTCCAGTTCCTCCCAGCGTGCCCGGCGGCAGCGCCAAGCTAACGCCCAGCTAGCAGCCGCTGCTGCTGCGGCCGCAGCCATGGCAGCGATGCCATCGTCAGCTGATCAAGGAGCCTCTCTGGACGATGAGGCGTCTCAGGGCCCATACGGTGCTGAACATGGCCACGGAGAGAGCGGGCTCCATCTTCTCGATGGAGACAGTCTGAACTGCATCAACAGAGGCAATCTGCGCTACCCCAAGACCAAGAAGGTGAGAGgatctgagactgaggacattttttattggatttagGCTATTTTCTATGGTCAAGTCAGGATTCCTTccatcatatttaatattttgagtattctttatatatatatttttagtattCTAGCTCGGAAAAATTTAAGagaccatttcagcattataagtttctcttgttttattattcacaggcatgtctttgagttaaatgtattttttattgtattctataaactactgacaatttttctctgtgttgaaattaaacagacactggaatagctgccatacatgtagagataaagaatttagaaacatttggagtggtctcttaatttttttccagagctttaTATACCCCAATAAAATAAGCACATGATGTACTGCATGatgaaactaaaaacaaatcggttttatttaaacagctgtgtatggtgtataaatatataaatagatagataTAACggtatgaatataaatgtaacgGTAGCTCATTAATGTTCCTGTCTGCTCTCAGTACCTGGTGACTGAGTGGTTGAATGATAAGGTCCCCGGAGCAGAGAAGCTCCACCAAGATGTGCCTGTAGAGCGCCCGCTCCGGATTACCACTGACCCCACGGTGCTGGCCACCACCCTCAACATGCTGCCCGGCCTCTCTCACTCGTCGCTCATCTGCACCGCCCCAAGACACTACGTCCGCTTCGGCTCCCCCTTCAACCCCGAGAGGCGCCGACCCCGCCCGCTCCAAATGGACGGCACTTATGGCTGCTACAAGAAGGTCAGAGATACAGcaagcattttttttataaaactcaAGACTTTAGGCAATAGGTTTAGTGTGCTGAAGATTTTGAATGTGTTGTAAACGGATGTTTGAGTTTTTAAACATGACGGTGCTGTTGTGTTGCTGCAGAGGTGGATAAAGCAGGTGGAGGATGAGAGCTGTTCAGCCAGTGTGGAGGACGGTACTGAGTCCACCTCCTCCCAGCAAAGCACCAGTAGCAGATCCACCCCCAACCCCCTGTCCGGCGGTATGTACACCCCCCCCCATCTGATTACTCATTTACTTATGTCAATGAACTATAGGTCCTAACTGAGAGGGAACTGGGTGCTACTACTTCctaaaatacaacatattatCGGGTGCAGTGCAGATAAAGGATTGTATATTTTGCTGTATCCCATCACAGTTTATTATTCTCCTGTTCCTGTAAGCctaatttgttttcaattctCCTGTTTTCAAATCACAGATGTCAATGCACCGTTTAAGAAGCGCCGCTCCAAGTTCATTGCAGAGAGGACACCAGCCCCCTCGGACCACCTGCTCCGCCCGCTGTCCCCCATCACACCCCCGCTCCCAGAGGACTCCCTCCATTCGCAGCTCCTCACCCCCTGTGGCTCCCTGCTCCCTAACGGCCTGGTCTTCTCCCCCATGCCCTCCCTGCCCGCCAGCCGCTGCAACACACCGCTGCAGTTTGAAGTAAGATCAGCCACGGTTAAAGTCACGCGCTGATGGAATTGTCCTGGTCAGTCCACTTTAGTCCCTGTGGTAATCCCAGGGTTTGGCCTTTTAGTTTTTGGCTGAGCACCATGACCACTACAGATGGCCTTTTGGTTTTGGTAATATGACAGGCTTTTTCTACCCAACAAGCCTATAGCAACATTATAGTAAATAATgactatttaaatataaagtaaacGTGCATCTAAAAGTAGGGTCACTGATTCAACATCCCATAAGAGTACATTCAATGTTTGTAACTATTCAAAACATTCTTGGAAAACATTGTTAATCATTGCAGATAAACCACTGTGAGCCGAATAACAGTTAATGTTTGCCCTTACAAATAAGAGATTAGTACACCatggtaaaaaaacaagtagaagtgtatgtatatatatatatatatttttaaatattaaagttactattattatgcttttcttttctttgacctaatttatttatttatactttctcttattttattgcatgtgtggagaatgtgttctgtgttcgGGATAAGGTGGGGAGAAAGCGGGTACATATTGGtgaaaattcaataaatatattcaaacatttttttaaatatatattaaagtaGCTGGTACTGTTGGCagattgtaaacatttttttaaagaagggtAAATTGCACTAGGATATATTGCACAAAGTTGTACATGTACAGGCAGTGTTATTGcacattatgaatatttattatttatgttgtgCATTTTTAATAACTTGTGATTTTCTCTCTAGAACATATCCTCCCCTGAGGCCTCTCCTGTTCACCGGCCGGAGTCCATCTCTCCTGAGGTACGCTCTAATCTCTCTGCCGCTAACTCCTAGCTGCTGATGCTAGCGGCTAAATGATACTTCCTGCTGCTGGTTTCTCAGCTGTGTCTAATCactgtgtcctctctctctctcctacaCCTCTTtgttctcctcctgctgccgtTTCTACAGACAGACTTTGACCTCTCTCGGCCTCAGTTCCCCGACCTGTCCCTCCACTCCAGCCTGGAGAGCCCTGTGGCTGGGACCTCCGATGACTTTTCCCTTCCTGGAGGCCCTTCAGATTCACAGGGCCAATCATCTGTAGGGGCCTCTTCCCTGAATCCTGCATCCTGTCCCTCAGACCTTACCTCACAACAAAACAGGGAGCAGGCTTTCAGGACAGAGTTCAACCTCATATACACCTGCTCGCCCCTCAACGCAAACCTGGGGAACCCTGTGGTCCCTGAGCGCCACCTCTCCCAGTCAGAGGGAGGCTTTTCCCCAGCAGAGTCCTTCCACAGCTCCATAAGCGGCCAGGGGCTGCTGGGAGACGCAGGCCCCGGCTCCATGTCCCCCTACGGCGAGCCTCATTACGGGGGGGGCTACCCGGACAGTGGCACGCCTCCTCACACCAGCAACCCACCACAAAAGAAGAAGGCAAGTTCTCCACACGTTAATAAGAATGTGACAAATGTTTTCCAGGCAGGTAGCCTCTCAGCGTTCCATCTGTTGTTCTGCAGCACGAGTGACTGTGTGCAAACTGAAGAGCCAATCATGATGTGcttcctgctctgtgtttgcttGTTGACTCTGTCTTATATATATATCGATTGGTCCTTATCCCAGGCGGTCAACTCCAATAAGCAACAggcaataaaaaatatttaaccattttatgtttatatctGAAATGATTTCAACTCTGTAGCTTCGACCCTACCTCCctcttccctccccctcctctccctcagttCCCTTCCTCCCCCACGCTGCTCCTTGATACTTTTGCCAAGTCTCTCTTCCACTTTTCTTCCAAGGCAGAGGGCCAACCAGCATACCATTAGTCTGCTGACAGGGAAGCCAGATTACCAGGCTATAGCTGTAAGAAGTGAATACAAGCCAGTACAAAATATGGTGAATATTCTCCCTCCCACTACATCTTTAgaagtgtgcatgtaaatattgtttcttTGCATCTGCATACAGCACCCACCCCAtgcccctcccctctctcaaaCCTACAttgaattatgaaaatattttagcAGCAGTCATTATGCCATTTCAGTTCAGTCCATCGAAGCGTGTTCAGGTTCATCCATCGCCTCGAACACGAGAGGCCGATGGATCATGAGTCGTCATCATGGTGTTGAGACGTCTGCTCCATCTCATCCATGGCCCTGTCCAAACCGACGCTCCATCCACCTCTGCTACAACTACACTTACACTTGTTTacagcaaaaacacatgcagtcacACGATGTCCTTGCTCAAATgtaacattacacacacactcctgtaaCTGAGGACTCAAACCAATGGTTGCCTGCATGTTGGCTTATACTCATCAAagtttacaatatttaaataaaaactatggTTTATTGCAATTTGAATTCCAGCCCAGCTATAATAACATGGTACATCCCTCAGTAAATGCTG
It includes:
- the setd5 gene encoding histone-lysine N-methyltransferase SETD5 isoform X3 is translated as MSIVIALGVTTPETSYSDMAAGSDPESVEASPAVNEKNYNHSCGSAQSHGYRGLPYAMQQSSVVCCQDHNYGAPPPPTPPASPLSQTIIPRMDLNGVVRSSRYHETTEDNSADSDSSSEEDGAVANWCHCSLTPDGLLIKCDNCSGRGLDRRKGADGQHRKTENVSAGESSATESGDEEVSPSTVSYTATQHTPTSIKLTVNRVKRSKSKKRKKSTEKAHGTPKGKKVKAFREGSRKSMRMKNSTTEASVLDENTAEGWESRIRQWTDQYEEALINQYSADVQTLLELHRAASNTVSKVESDSATPPCTAQIHASGDAMDTINRTELACNNTVLGSQMQLQLGRVTRVQKHRKILRAAKHLEPDTLIIEYRGKVMLKQQFEVNGQFFRKPYPFVLFYSKFDGAEMCVDARTFGNDARFIRRSCTPNAEVRHMIADGMIHLCIYAVSHITKDAEVTIEFDYDFNSCNYKVDCACHKGNQNCPVQKHNMSPRESLLSSPSLPPPSPLVGAETRRRKARRRATESCVSGDSNQNLDQPQEAKDLQVTSDTEERLQAELKAEEGEVDENWVVSNKRMCSSVERRRKRVGGAEVKEEGGESEDGAGNPAGNTPIPPTTGVGVSTRRTSYVMEVPPIEEKTSSPTLPAPPAPPKPARPNKPRPKSRISRYRSSSSQRARRQRQANAQLAAAAAAAAAMAAMPSSADQGASLDDEASQGPYGAEHGHGESGLHLLDGDSLNCINRGNLRYPKTKKYLVTEWLNDKVPGAEKLHQDVPVERPLRITTDPTVLATTLNMLPGLSHSSLICTAPRHYVRFGSPFNPERRRPRPLQMDGTYGCYKKRWIKQVEDESCSASVEDGTESTSSQQSTSSRSTPNPLSGDVNAPFKKRRSKFIAERTPAPSDHLLRPLSPITPPLPEDSLHSQLLTPCGSLLPNGLVFSPMPSLPASRCNTPLQFENISSPEASPVHRPESISPETDFDLSRPQFPDLSLHSSLESPVAGTSDDFSLPGGPSDSQGQSSVGASSLNPASCPSDLTSQQNREQAFRTEFNLIYTCSPLNANLGNPVVPERHLSQSEGGFSPAESFHSSISGQGLLGDAGPGSMSPYGEPHYGGGYPDSGTPPHTSNPPQKKKVSLLEYRKRKQGSGRDSDPTGSSSSLGGTPTRPSLHYSQDSHHQHMQPPPASPHSSFSAHTSSAPQMEELSSSDQQGPPRHRDNNNQWMVPTDVERLREGQGVLERVLRSIKMERGYKRSDGSSEKESDADRYEVGGASPMKSPHRNSPSVYSQQSSESLRQTDSPSFLQQTSNFPFRGSYSPSSGQNFYSRLSSSHPPASQDHPPSSFHTPTPTSSSDCRLPALNQQSGSSSVDGGYSSAHLKASLLNSSGPAETPTPGPRAHGQTKIDSGAQSSRGGQVSRTLKAGSPGQAALQASSRLLSAPGPSHYPQRGTSLGQFQHSPLQGPGVRTQSGSF
- the setd5 gene encoding histone-lysine N-methyltransferase SETD5 isoform X1 yields the protein MSIVIALGVTTPETSYSDMAAGSDPESVEASPAVNEKNYNHSCGSAQSHGYRGLPYAMQQSSVVCCQDHNYGAPPPPTPPASPLSQTIIPRMDLNGVVRSSRYHETTEDNSADSDSSSEEDGAVANWCHCSLTPDGLLIKCDNCSGRGLDRRKGADGQHRKTENVSAGESSATESGDEEVSPSTVSYTATQHTPTSIKLTVNRVKRSKSKKRKKSTEKAHGTPKGKKVKAFREGSRKSMRMKNSTTEASVLDENTAEGWESRIRQWTDQYEEALINQYSADVQTLLELHRAASNTVSKVESDSATPPCTAQIHASGDAMDTINRTELACNNTVLGSQMQLQLGRVTRVQKHRKILRAAKHLEPDTLIIEYRGKVMLKQQFEVNGQFFRKPYPFVLFYSKFDGAEMCVDARTFGNDARFIRRSCTPNAEVRHMIADGMIHLCIYAVSHITKDAEVTIEFDYDFNSCNYKVDCACHKGNQNCPVQKHNMSPRESLLSSPSLPPPSPLVGAETRRRKARRRATESCVSGDSNQNLDQPQEAKDLQVTSDTEERLQAELKAEEGEVDENWVVSNKRMCSSVERRRKRVGGAEVKEEGGESEDGAGNPAGNTPIPPTTGVGVSTRRTSYVMEVPPIEEKTSSPTLPAPPAPPKPARPNKPRPKSRISRYRSSSSQRARRQRQANAQLAAAAAAAAAMAAMPSSADQGASLDDEASQGPYGAEHGHGESGLHLLDGDSLNCINRGNLRYPKTKKYLVTEWLNDKVPGAEKLHQDVPVERPLRITTDPTVLATTLNMLPGLSHSSLICTAPRHYVRFGSPFNPERRRPRPLQMDGTYGCYKKRWIKQVEDESCSASVEDGTESTSSQQSTSSRSTPNPLSGDVNAPFKKRRSKFIAERTPAPSDHLLRPLSPITPPLPEDSLHSQLLTPCGSLLPNGLVFSPMPSLPASRCNTPLQFENISSPEASPVHRPESISPETDFDLSRPQFPDLSLHSSLESPVAGTSDDFSLPGGPSDSQGQSSVGASSLNPASCPSDLTSQQNREQAFRTEFNLIYTCSPLNANLGNPVVPERHLSQSEGGFSPAESFHSSISGQGLLGDAGPGSMSPYGEPHYGGGYPDSGTPPHTSNPPQKKKRANQHTISLLTGKPDYQAIAVRSEYKPVQNMVSLLEYRKRKQGSGRDSDPTGSSSSLGGTPTRPSLHYSQDSHHQHMQPPPASPHSSFSAHTSSAPQMEELSSSDQQGPPRHRDNNNQWMVPTDVERLREGQGVLERVLRSIKMERGYKRSDGSSEKESDADRYEVGGASPMKSPHRNSPSVYSQQSSESLRQTDSPSFLQQTSNFPFRGSYSPSSGQNFYSRLSSSHPPASQDHPPSSFHTPTPTSSSDCRLPALNQQSGSSSVDGGYSSAHLKASLLNSSGPAETPTPGPRAHGQTKIDSGAQSSRGGQVSRTLKAGSPGQAALQASSRLLSAPGPSHYPQRGTSLGQFQHSPLQGPGVRTQSGSF